A region of the Desulfonatronovibrio hydrogenovorans DSM 9292 genome:
TTTAGGTGCTGTTTATGACCGCAAAGAAGCACGTTTGAAAAAATTGTGGGATAATCGACTGGGCCTGCAGATGACTGAGTTGCCCCATTTTGGCGATATATTTCGTTTTGTCAGACGGGCTGTGAAGGGCGCTGGCTGGTTTGATTAAGAAAAATGTGATTGTGCTAACCGAAAACTGACCCCTTTAGGGTGTTTGTGATAACCGAAAATTGACCCCCCTGACAAAGCACCTTTATCCTGAGTTGATTACAGATTCAGGAGGGAGGTGGGGGAGGTATGATCACAGTGGAGCAATATGAGTATGTCAGGGTTGGCAGTCGGGTATACGGGAAGTCAATAAGGGAGTTGTCGCGGGAGACGGGCCATTCCAGAAATACGATTCGCAAGGTTCTAAGGGATGAGTATAAGGTCTACAAGAGCAGAGACAATCAGCCTTACCCTGTTCTTGACCCGTACAAGGCTATCATTGATCAGTGGCTTAAGAAAGATAAAGACAGGCCCAAAAAGCAGAGACACACTGCCAGGAGGATATATAACCGACTTGTAGAAGAAGAGGGTTATCAGGGGTCTGAGTCCACGGTTCGTCGTTATGTTCGGCAAGCCAAGGCATTATTTGGCTTAAAGAGGTCAGGAGCGTTCATTCCTCTTGTTCCTGATGTGGGTCAGGAAGCAGAGGTGGACTGGGGCCAGGCTAACGTGATCATTGGTGGTCACATGGAGGCTTGCAAGTTTTTCTGCATGCGTTCGATCTGGCAAGACTTTTGTTCGATTTTACCGTGCAGAGAGACAGCAATGTCTTTTTGATGCCCATATGAATGGGTTTGATTTTTTTGGGGGTGTCTTCCCTACTCTGGTCTATGACAATATGACAACGGCGGTTCAGAAGGTTTTAAGGGGCAAGAATCGGATTCTACAGGATGAGTTTCGGAAGTTTTGTTCTTTCTACAGCTTCAAGACCGAGTTCTGCAATCCTGCCAAAGGCAATGAGAAAGGCGGAGTTGAGGGAGTTGTGGGATATGTCAGGCGTAACTTCATGGTTCCCCTGCCCGAGGCAGAGAGCCTTGAGGCCTTGAATGAAGATTTGCTCAAGAAATGTCTGAAACATGGAGAACATGTTACAACAGGCAGGACAAAGAATATTAATCAGTTGTTTGAGCAGGAGAAGGCTCATCTGCTGCTTATTCCAGATAACCAGTTCTGTAACATTTTGCACACAACGGGGAAGGTTGATCATTACAGTACGGTCGTGGTGGACAAGAACCGCTACTCTGTTCCGGCGTCTTTTGCAGGAATGAAGGTTTCGGTCAGCCTTGGGGTGTCCAGGGTGGAAATATTTTATGAAGGCAAAAAGGTAGCCTCTCATTCCCGTTTTTATGGGAACAACAAGTGGTCACTTGACCCGGACCACTATCTGGATCTTCTTGAGAAACGTCCCGGAGCCTTTGATACAGCCAGACCCATCAGGCAGTGGCGTACCACATGGCCTGACGCCTATGACCAGTTTCTGTCAAGATTAAGAACCACACAGGGGATCAATAAGGGTACAAAGGATTTTATATCAGTTCTCAAGCTGTGCCGTTCTTTTAAAATTGAAGAAGTAACCAGAGCCATAGACGCGGCCTTGAAGGCCGGAGTAAGTTCCGGGGAAGCGGTCCGTCACCTTTTAGTCCATCCCGTGGCAGATCAGAAGTCAGATCCAGTACCGAACTGGTCTGTCCTGCCTAAAGCAGATGTGTCTGTATATGGTCAGCTGGGGGGTGTGATATGAGTATAGCCTGTACAGCCACCCTTTGCTCCAACCTCAAGAGTCTGAACCTTTCCAATATGGCCAGGATGCTTGAGAGTTCAGTCAGGCAGGCCAGGGAATCTGGCATGGACTATCAGGACTTTCTTCTGGAACTGACAGAGCACGAGCTCAACATACGCAATCAAAACAGGCTCAAGAGAAGAATCAAGGAAGCCAGGTTCCCCTTACTCAAGACTTTCGAAGATTATGACTTTGAGGCTGCCCCTGAACTTGACCGCAGATGTATAAGAGGACTCTGCAGCGGGGAGTACATCAGGGATCATAAGAACGTTATCCTTCTTGGCAGAAGCGGAACCGGCAAGACCCACCTGGCCACTGCTCTTGGAGTGGAGGCATGCAAGCAGGGTATCCGCACCAGGTTTGTTACAGCCTGCGGCTTGGCCAATGAACTGATTGAATCCCGGCATGAGCGACAATTACAAAAGAGCCTGCAACGTTACTTTCGCTATGGATTACTGATAGTAGACGAGCTTGGATATGTGCCTTTCTCCAAGGAGGGATCAGAGCTTTTATTCCAGGTACTTGCAGAACGACACGAGCGCGGTTCAGTGATCATAACCAGTAACCTTGGCTTTGGAGATTGGAACCAGGTGTTCGGTGACTCTAATCTTACAGCTGCGCTTCTGGACAGAATCACACATAGAGCCACCATCATCAATTGTACTTGGGACAGCTTCAGGCTGAAAGAATCTTTGAAAAACAGAAAAACTGATTAGAGGACCGGGCCGAGCCCCATCCCCCGGGGGATGGGGGTGTCCCCTTCAAATAATCAAGGGGGGTCAAAATTGGGTTATCACGGAGGGTCAAATTTGGGTTGTCATTATTAAAAATGATTTTGAAAGCAACTACCAGGGTTGTTATGCCCATAAATCTTCCTGAGAAAAGCAGAGCAAGCTAGCTACGCGGGTCTTCTGTATAGCAAAGGGTAAAGTGCTGGGAAGGTGAGGCGGCAGAAGGCATGGGGAAGAAGTTGAATGTTGAATTAAAGAAGATGTTGAGGGTTGAATAAGGCAAAGAATGGTATATCAATATGCAAGAGAGATATCTATTTCCGCATGAAAAACTGGAAGCCTGGCAGATTTCCAGGAATCTGGCTAAAAGGATTTATCATCTACGCCGTAAGGCCCCTTCTTTCAGGTGGGGGATATAAGGCGTAGTTCTTGTGACTTTTGAAAGAATGGCAAGGAGTTTTTCTCGAACTCAGGCTTTGCCAATACAGCAATTAGCCTTAATATATTGACTTTTAAGTAAAAATTTGCTATAGTTTAGTTCATGCTGGTACCCAGGGGATATAGATTCAGGCTTAAACTTCGGGCTGAAGATGAACAGAAGTTTGTCCAGTTTGCCGGGTGTTGCCGTTTTGTATGGAACAAGGCCTTAACCCATCAGGACAGCCTTTTTCAGGCTGAAGGTGAAAAGATTCTATCCAAAACCAAACTCCTGAACCTGTTGCCTGAGTGGAAGAATGAGCATCCCTTTCTAAGGGAAGCTCATTCCCAAATTCTGCAGCAAAGCCTGATTGACCTGGACCGGGCCTACCAGAACTTTTTCAGAAGATTGAAACAGGGCGAAGATCCCGGCTATCCCAGGTACAAGAAAAAGTTTGTGCATGATAGTTTCAGATTTCCCCAGGGATTTAAAGTCGAAGGCAGACATATATATCTGCCTAAGCTCGGTTGGTTCAGGTTCTACAAGAGTCAAGACATT
Encoded here:
- a CDS encoding RNA-guided endonuclease InsQ/TnpB family protein codes for the protein MLVPRGYRFRLKLRAEDEQKFVQFAGCCRFVWNKALTHQDSLFQAEGEKILSKTKLLNLLPEWKNEHPFLREAHSQILQQSLIDLDRAYQNFFRRLKQGEDPGYPRYKKKFVHDSFRFPQGFKVEGRHIYLPKLGWFRFYKSQDI
- the istB gene encoding IS21-like element helper ATPase IstB, translated to MSIACTATLCSNLKSLNLSNMARMLESSVRQARESGMDYQDFLLELTEHELNIRNQNRLKRRIKEARFPLLKTFEDYDFEAAPELDRRCIRGLCSGEYIRDHKNVILLGRSGTGKTHLATALGVEACKQGIRTRFVTACGLANELIESRHERQLQKSLQRYFRYGLLIVDELGYVPFSKEGSELLFQVLAERHERGSVIITSNLGFGDWNQVFGDSNLTAALLDRITHRATIINCTWDSFRLKESLKNRKTD
- a CDS encoding Mu transposase domain-containing protein translates to MNGFDFFGGVFPTLVYDNMTTAVQKVLRGKNRILQDEFRKFCSFYSFKTEFCNPAKGNEKGGVEGVVGYVRRNFMVPLPEAESLEALNEDLLKKCLKHGEHVTTGRTKNINQLFEQEKAHLLLIPDNQFCNILHTTGKVDHYSTVVVDKNRYSVPASFAGMKVSVSLGVSRVEIFYEGKKVASHSRFYGNNKWSLDPDHYLDLLEKRPGAFDTARPIRQWRTTWPDAYDQFLSRLRTTQGINKGTKDFISVLKLCRSFKIEEVTRAIDAALKAGVSSGEAVRHLLVHPVADQKSDPVPNWSVLPKADVSVYGQLGGVI
- a CDS encoding transposase, with the protein product MITVEQYEYVRVGSRVYGKSIRELSRETGHSRNTIRKVLRDEYKVYKSRDNQPYPVLDPYKAIIDQWLKKDKDRPKKQRHTARRIYNRLVEEEGYQGSESTVRRYVRQAKALFGLKRSGAFIPLVPDVGQEAEVDWGQANVIIGGHMEACKFFCMRSIWQDFCSILPCRETAMSF